The Myxosarcina sp. GI1 genome contains the following window.
AGCCAACGCAGGGATCTATAAATACCCAAACTTTGCTGCAAATAAGTTTGCCGACCAAAAATATTTAGCCCGTTAATTTCATTGGCAGTAGAGGTTATAGTTTCCTTTGAGCTAGTATCGTGAGCAATTTCTGTCTGTATTTTTACCGTTGCCGATTTAGAAGCTTCTATTCCTGCTTCATATTGCAACTGTAACTTAGTCTGTCGGCGACCGAGCCACCAATAGATCGAGCTTAATACAGTACTAGTGAAGATAATCAGCAGTAGAATCGCGATCGCCTGTTTGAGGCGATGACGAATAACTTCAGCAGAATACAAATATTCAATCTCACTAATCTTTTGCTGTAGAATATCTCGCCATTCTTTAACAATTTGTTCGGGGTTTTGACTGTAAAAATCGACATCTGTTTGAGTCACTGTAGCAATAGTCAGAGGACGAGAATTTTCACCGTATTTAATTTGAACTATATAACGATTGTTTAGGGTAGAAGTAATTACTTGCGCCGAAACAGATGTTTTTTGTGCTAGTTCGGGACGAAATATTTTAGTGACTATATCACCTTTGATTCTTCTAACTGTCAGCCAAAGCAGTGCCTCGATGTTTCTGGCTCGAATCTCTACAGGAAGGCTATTTGGTTCGAGATTACCGCGATCGATTACTGTAGGAGCGGCAATTTGAAATAGTTCTTGTTTATTGAGAGGAGATTTGACCCAGGTTACTTCAATACTGCCGTATCTTATGACCTCTAAAGGAGGTAAATTGTTGCGGTTATTCGCCTCAGATAGAGATATCTGTCCCCAAATTTTAGCTTGCCAACCAACTATTAGAAAGCAGACGAAGATAATGGTCAAACAAAAGCGAACCCAGGACTTAAACATAATCAAGTTATATTTAATTTCCTTGATAACCGATCGCGATCGTTACTGGCAAACTATTGCCTACTATTAAATTTTGGGCGATCGCCTAGCTAGTTCTATACTTGATACTTAAATACGAGAAATTAATCAAAGTATCTGACTCGAACGAAGTGTAGCTTACTCGACTGAGAATTGCTATATATACTAATTATGTCCGAGTAACAAATAAACATGAATTTTGTCGATAAGCTCAATAATGCGATCGCAGCTAATAATAGTTTGTTAGTTGTAGGACTAGATCCCAATCTTGAAATGATGCCCGATCGGGATACAGAAGCTAAGAAAGATTTAATCGATCGCTTGGAAGCCTGGTTAAAATGGGTCATTAGCGAAACTAGCGATCGCGTCTGTGCTTACAAACCCACCCTTGGCTTCTATCAGGCATTAGGAGTAGAAGGAGCAATTTTACTAGAGCATGTACTGGCTGCTATTCCCGCAGAAATACCAGTAATTTTAGATGCTAAACACGGAGACATTAATACCAGTACGGTGTTTGCCAGCACTATTTTCAAACAGTGGCAGGTAGATGCGGTTACTCTAACTCCCTTTGCAGGACAAGATCATGCAGCACCCTTTCTAGTTTATTCAGACAAAGCAGTTTTTATACTCTGCCATACTTCCAACCCTGGCGCAGAAGCCATACAAGAGTATCCCACTCAAGACGGACTTTTTTATCTCCACTTAGTCAAAGAAACTCAAGCCTGGGCTACTTCACAACAGTTGTGTTTAGAAGTAGGTACGACCGATACCGATACACTAACCCAGATTCGTGAGATCGCTTCAGAAAGATTAATTTTAATTAGAAGTCTTTGGAGTGCCAAAGATAATTTAGCAGCAATTCTTACTGCTGGTTTAAATTCAAATGGAGAAGGTTTATTAATTCCCGTACCGCAAGACTTTTTATCGAGCCAAAATTTAAGTCAAAGAGTTTTAGATTTAAATATAGAAATAAATAACGTTCGAGAGCAAGTTATTTTTCAAGGAGATAGCTGCGAACTCTGGACATCTAACGTCTGTCTTTTAAATCAGCATCCCTATCAAGATTTAATTCTACAGCTATTCGATATTGGCTGCCTGTTATTCGGCGAATACGTGCAGGCTTCTGGTGCGACGTTTTCTTATTATATAGATTTGAGAAAAATAATTTCCAATCCGCGAATATTTAATCAGGTACTCGAAGCTTATGCCAATATCCTTAAAGATCTTAGCTTCGATCGCATTGCAGGTATTCCTTATGGTGCTTTACCAACTGCTACTGGTTTGGCTCTAAATCTACATCGTCCGATGATTTTTCCCCGTAAAGAAGTCAAGGCACACGGTACGCGCCGTTTGATTGAAGGAGAGTTTAATCCAGGAGAAAAAGTAGTAGTAGTCGATGATATTTTAATTAGCGGCAATAGCGTAATGGAAGGAGCAGAAAAACTTAAATCGGCAGGTTTGGAAATAGAGGATATCGTGGTTTTTATCGACCATGAAGGCGGAGTAAAAGCCAAACTAGCTCAAAATGGTTATCGCGCTCATTCTGTATTGGGTATCTCGGAAATTACTAACACTCTCTATGAGTCTGGTCGCATTAACTCCGAACAGTATGCAGCTTTTCAAGAAAATCATTAATTTAACTTCAGTTCGGGTTAAGAAAGTTAATAGATTAAGGTAGTTGTAAGCTATGAGCTATAAGCTTTTATCTCAGGTTATTTTATTGGCAAAACTTTAGCTTATTGCTGGGTTATTTAAAATTTAATTATTTACTTACTTTCCTTCAGGTGGGTGAATTGTGCCATATTTATCGTAATTTTCCAGGTAGTATTTAATATCACGAGCCGTTCCTGTTACAACTACGCGACCCGTTTCTTTTTCTATTAATATTGGTGCATTCCCAACTAGAGAATAATTAATGTCATTAGTCTCTAAATATTTCCTGGATTGATAAAAGAAAACATATAAGCGATCGCGTTCGAGGGTATTTTCATCTAAAATAACCGCCTCATAGTCTTTATCTCGCGCTTGGGAATTAAGATAGTTTCGTGCTATTTGCTTTGCTGCTCTTCGATCCATAACAAGTAATGGTTATTTGTAGCTTTACGGATTAATGCTAGGACGAGGACACAATGATAAATTTACCTTCTACTTTTTACTTTCTACTTTCTACTTTTTACTTAAAAACCAACAGTTTTCTGGGTATAACCATCGAACATACTACTATAAGACCTTTCTTTAGCTAGAGGTGCGATCGCGCCTTAAAATCTTAATTTAATAATATTTGTCTGTAAAATGTACTGTTAATTCAAGTTTAAGCAAAATGCCCGATATTAAATATATTGACATGACCGTCTCCGAAATGGAGCGTGCGATCGCCTTTTATTCTCAGGTATTATCTTTTGAAAAGCTATCTGATATCGAACTTTACGGTACGCAATGGGAAAGATTATTTGGATTATTTGGCTTGAGAATGCGTGTCGTAAAAATGCAGTTGGGCAATGAAGTTATTTCTTTGACTGAATATTTAACTCCCAAAGGCAGAAAAATTCCAGCAGATTTTCGCAGCAACGACCGCTCCTTTCAACACATTGCGATCGTAGTCAGCGATATGGATAAAGCCTATCAACATCTGCGTAAATACAAATTTCAACACGTTTCAACCGCTCCCCAGCAGCTACCCGATTGGAACCCCGATGTCGGTGGAGTCAAAGCCTTTTATTTTCAAGATCCCGACGGGCATAATTTAGAATTGATTCAATTTCCCTCAGACAAAATTGAGGAAAAATGGCAGCAAAAAGACCAAAGTAAGTTATTTTTAGGTATCGACCATACAGCAGTGGTGGTTGCCAATGCAGCAGCAAGTATAAAATTTTACTGCGAGCTTATAGGCTTGGAGTTGATGCAGCAAGCTCAAAATTACGGTACCGAACACGAGCACCTTAGCGGCGTGTTTGGAGTCAAAATTAGCATCAACAGTCTTAAAGCAAACAACGGCAACGGATTCGAAGTGTTAGAATATATCGCTCCTACCAATGGTAAACCAATGCCTTGTGACAGTTGCGCCAACGATCTCTGGCACTATCATACAACTATGAAAGTGTCTGACTTAGAAGCGATCGCCAGCAAATTAAGAGAGCGATCGGTTCGCTTCATTTCTCCTGGAGTCGTAAAACTTCCCAGCGACGAGTTAGGGTTTACTAAAGGTCTGGCGATCGCCGATTTAGACGGTCACGTTTTACATTTAGTTGAGTAAAAGTATGTTTACTCTATAAAAAACAACTTCCAACTTGCAAACAAATCTATGTCATCCACTTCAGCTAAAAAAACTATTTACGCGGCAATTACTGCTAACTTTGGCATTGCCATTATTAAATTTATCGCGGCATTTATTACTGGCAGTTCGGCAATGCTTTCTGAAGGCATTCATTCAATAGTGGATACTGGCAACGAATTACTGTTGCTGTTAGGTTTGCGTCTGAGTAAAAAACCACCTGATGATAC
Protein-coding sequences here:
- a CDS encoding VOC family protein; its protein translation is MPDIKYIDMTVSEMERAIAFYSQVLSFEKLSDIELYGTQWERLFGLFGLRMRVVKMQLGNEVISLTEYLTPKGRKIPADFRSNDRSFQHIAIVVSDMDKAYQHLRKYKFQHVSTAPQQLPDWNPDVGGVKAFYFQDPDGHNLELIQFPSDKIEEKWQQKDQSKLFLGIDHTAVVVANAAASIKFYCELIGLELMQQAQNYGTEHEHLSGVFGVKISINSLKANNGNGFEVLEYIAPTNGKPMPCDSCANDLWHYHTTMKVSDLEAIASKLRERSVRFISPGVVKLPSDELGFTKGLAIADLDGHVLHLVE
- a CDS encoding YrhB domain-containing protein, whose translation is MDRRAAKQIARNYLNSQARDKDYEAVILDENTLERDRLYVFFYQSRKYLETNDINYSLVGNAPILIEKETGRVVVTGTARDIKYYLENYDKYGTIHPPEGK
- a CDS encoding bifunctional orotidine-5'-phosphate decarboxylase/orotate phosphoribosyltransferase, with translation MNFVDKLNNAIAANNSLLVVGLDPNLEMMPDRDTEAKKDLIDRLEAWLKWVISETSDRVCAYKPTLGFYQALGVEGAILLEHVLAAIPAEIPVILDAKHGDINTSTVFASTIFKQWQVDAVTLTPFAGQDHAAPFLVYSDKAVFILCHTSNPGAEAIQEYPTQDGLFYLHLVKETQAWATSQQLCLEVGTTDTDTLTQIREIASERLILIRSLWSAKDNLAAILTAGLNSNGEGLLIPVPQDFLSSQNLSQRVLDLNIEINNVREQVIFQGDSCELWTSNVCLLNQHPYQDLILQLFDIGCLLFGEYVQASGATFSYYIDLRKIISNPRIFNQVLEAYANILKDLSFDRIAGIPYGALPTATGLALNLHRPMIFPRKEVKAHGTRRLIEGEFNPGEKVVVVDDILISGNSVMEGAEKLKSAGLEIEDIVVFIDHEGGVKAKLAQNGYRAHSVLGISEITNTLYESGRINSEQYAAFQENH